The following coding sequences lie in one Arachis ipaensis cultivar K30076 chromosome B05, Araip1.1, whole genome shotgun sequence genomic window:
- the LOC107643780 gene encoding putative leucine-rich repeat receptor-like serine/threonine-protein kinase At2g14440: protein MSLTLPLLLLLLLLLTTIITTTTTTPLPSPSPSPSSSYPYGFSYHIDCGSPTNTTDPFNTTWLSDRYFSGGATSIVSEPLLFQHPHEKTLRFFPTSSGKKNCYTLPLPPSSSTSSAHRRFLLRTFVVYDNYDGKAHPPSFDVSVRSTIVFSWRSPWPSSLSRRGAYSDLLASSPSDADAVPVCFYSFATDPPVISSLELFSVDPNSYDAASTATTDIVLVNYGRLSCGSGQWGPGFSADSDRFGRSWQADSDYRTANSDKFVAVSTKYGIKGTDQKPNYFPEKLYQTAVTTAEEEGGVIEYELSVDAKLDYLLWLHFAEIEGKVRKAGERVFDVWVNGENLTRIDIYRSVGGFAAYTWHHTVKNLSSSALSVKFKGVKGAPLICGVENYALVPNDPSTVPQQAVAMKALKDSLRIPERMGWNGDPCAPTNWDAWEGVTCRMSKDNTGLVISQIDLGSQGLKGDISDQISLLSDLVSLNLSSNSLMGEIPNGLGQKSLIHLDLSNNQLTGSIPDSIASSSLKLVLLNGNLLEGRVPEELYSIGVHGGAIDLSSNKGLCGVPTLPSCPIFWENGRLSTQGKIAIGLSCFFVFCVVVLLVFVFIRRRRNDYDFALPHELTSLAAKRNRYQRQKSLMLLEMESQHAKGLVASPYTQQ, encoded by the exons ATGTCCCTCACTCTccctcttctcctcctcctcctcctcctcctaacCACGATTATCACAACCACCACCACTACCCCTctcccctctccctctccctctccctcttctTCCTATCCTTATG GTTTCTCTTACCACATCGACTGCGGCAGTCCCACTAACACCACCGACCCTTTCAACACCACTTGGCTCTCCGACCGCTACTTCTCCGGTGGCGCCACTTCAATCGTCTCGGAGCCCCTCCTCTTCCAGCACCCTCACGAGAAGACCCTCCGCTTCTTCCCAACCTCCTCCGGCAAAAAGAACTGCTACACCCTCCCACTCCCTCCTTCCTCTTCTACTTCCTCTGCTCACCGCCGCTTCCTCCTGCGCACCTTCGTCGTATACGACAACTACGACGGCAAGGCCCACCCTCCCTCCTTCGACGTCTCCGTCCGCTCCACCATCGTCTTCTCCTGGCGCTCCCCCTGGCCAAGCTCCCTCTCCCGCCGCGGCGCCTACTCCGACCTCCTCGCCTCTTCTCCCTCCGACGCCGACGCCGTCCCCGTCTGCTTCTACAGCTTCGCCACTGATCCCCCCGTCATCTCCTCTCTCGAGCTATTCTCTGTCGATCCGAATTCCTACGACGCCGCTTCCACCGCTACCACCGACATTGTTCTAGTCAACTATGGCCGCCTCTCTTGCGGCTCCGGTCAGTGGGGCCCGGGCTTCAGTGCAGATTCCGACCGATTTGGCCGGTCCTGGCAGGCCGATTCTGACTACAGGACCGCCAATTCCGACAAATTTGTGGCGGTTTCCACCAAGTACGGCATCAAAGGCACCGACCAGAAGCCAAATTACTTCCCGGAGAAGCTGTACCAGACTGCGGTGACAACGGCGGAGGAAGAGGGGGGAGTAATTGAGTACGAATTGAGCGTGGATGCGAAGCTTGATTACCTTCTGTGGCTGCATTTTGCGGAGATTGAAGGGAAGGTGCGGAAGGCGGGGGAGAGAGTGTTCGATGTGTGGGTCAACGGCGAGAATTTGACTAGGATTGACATATACCGCAGCGTTGGCGGTTTTGCGGCGTACACGTGGCATCACACGGTGAAGAATTTGAGTAGCAGTGCTCTGAGCGTGAAGTTCAAGGGTGTGAAGGGTGCGCCTCTCATCTGTGGGGTTGAGAATTACGCTCTTGTCCCTAATGATCCTTCCACTGTTCCCCAACAAG CGGTTGCCATGAAAGCATTGAAAGATTCACTTCGGATTCCAGAGAGGATGGGTTGGAATGGTGATCCATGTGCACCTACTAATTGGGATGCATGGGAGGGAGTTACCTGCCGTATGAGTAAGGATAACACTGGTCTCGTGATAAGTCAAAT AGATCTGGGCAGTCAAGGCTTGAAAGGGGACATAAGTGACCAGATTAGTCTTTTGTCAGACTTGGTAAGCCT GAACCTGAGTTCTAATTCTTTGATGGGTGAAATACCTAATGGACTAGGCCAAAAGTCGCTGATACACCT GGATCTGTCCAACAATCAGTTGACGGGCTCCATACCAGATAGTATAGCTTCATCTAGTTTGAAACTTGT GCTATTGAATGGTAACTTATTGGAAGGACGAGTGCCGGAGGAACTTTATTCGATTGGTGTCCATGGTGGAGCTATTGA TCTCTCCAGCAACAAAGGTTTGTGCGGTGTTCCAACCTTGCCATCCTGTCCTATATTTTGGGAGAATGGAAGGTTATCTACTCAGGGTAAAATTGCAATAGGCTTGTCATGCTTTTTTGTTTTCTGTGTGGTGGTGCTGCTGGTCTTTGTCTTCATCAGGAGGAGAAGAAATGATTATGACTTTGCTCTGCCTCATGAATTAACAT CATTAGCCGCCAAGAGAAACAGATACCAGAGGCAAAAGTCATTGATGCTTCTTGAGATGGAGAGTCAACATGCCAAGGGATTGGTAGCCTCACCCTACACTCAACAATAA